A single window of Zea mays cultivar B73 chromosome 10, Zm-B73-REFERENCE-NAM-5.0, whole genome shotgun sequence DNA harbors:
- the LOC100384696 gene encoding uncharacterized protein LOC100384696 — MVFARRDLQLVCSSSSSLRAELSVPCYPHGTSGSVAARQSLPMAYVAPARCGRVQLVHSSRSFFLVGRPRNLVRPSCWSLSHTVPISSDPAQLVVASFAIESSNTSSPAQPYLASSLQT; from the coding sequence ATGGTGTTTGCGCGCCGTGATCTGCAGCTTGTCTGCTCCAGCTCCAGCTCGCTGCGCGCTGAGCTCAGCGTCCCTTGTTATCCCCATGGCACATCCGGCTCTGTTGCTGCCCGCCAGAGTTTGCCGATGGCCTATGTCGCTCCTGCGCGCTGTGGTCGTGTGCAACTCGTGCACAGCTCGCGGAGCTTTTTCCTCGTCGGCCGACCTCGCAACTTAGTTCGTCCGTCGTGCTGGTCGCTGTCTCATACTGTACCTATTAGCTCGGATCCTGCCCAGCTCGTCGTCGCGTCGTTTGCTATCGAGTCGTCAAACACGTCATCTCCTGCTCAACCCTATCTCGCCAGCTCGCTCCAGACATAA